A genomic window from Onychostoma macrolepis isolate SWU-2019 chromosome 22, ASM1243209v1, whole genome shotgun sequence includes:
- the terf2ip gene encoding telomeric repeat-binding factor 2-interacting protein 1 isoform X1 yields MSGNKNNESKITFTMSKEEVPDISPVLFLDESGQSMRFYVRPGPTKTQLYSLVTNGGGTLCRNQEPGAILLIDPGDATTVTSSAGQKYISTKYISDCVEQNQQLNLDDYVISVGPSVQTRMATRHQSNGRLGYSPEDDAAILKFMEKRQHEAKGNLVWKEMEKRHVTNHSWQSMRNRFLKHLQDRLVKKSPTKRKPLCFTQSPLRKKNVTENAEPETDTLQNSPQKSVVVPDSSETQIATENGVCLATVRTDPQPSPEGASSPLDVADAAGEPPQASSHDSQDESPVPVQEQETPEPEMSKRPRLDEGCNGQDVPDGSKELSTPNKTRQTVCKTATPESRKLGILAKAAREFEDSDVMDESEEGEDPFEAPIAKPSDAQESSASPATLTKDPETRAELNQNGQQEAPEALCPSPAPEEERPGPSSTAVPTSSSHVFILDSESQDKRDSQTRGTPEETPSKDLVEHVENLMEKTKKDLVEVTKALWKASGDLKRAQAYLLDGYDHEIHGPVWTHLDDEILLLADPYELEQLQSKYGQEEVTRRRDFLTAGIN; encoded by the exons ATGTCGGGTAATAAAAACAACGAGTCAAag ATAACCTTCACCATGTCAAAGGAGGAGGTCCCTGATATTTCTCCTGTCTTATTCCTGGACGAAAGTGGACAATCAATGCGCTTCTATGTGAGGCCCGGTCCAACTAAAACACAACTTTATTCTCTGGTAACTAACGGAGGAGGTACTTTGTGTCGCAATCAAGAGCCAGGAGCCATTTTGCTGATCGATCCCGGGGACGCGACTACTGTGACGTCGAGCGCCGGACAAAAGTACATCTCTACAAAATACATCAGTGATTGTGTAGAGCAGAACCAGCAGTTGAATCTGGATGACTATGTGATTAGCGTGGGACCGTCTGTCCAGACGAGGATGGCAACCCGTCATCAGAGCAATGGGCGGTTGGGTTACTCGCCTGAAGACGACGCGGCCATCTTGAAGTTTATGGAAAAGCGTCAACATGAAGCCAAAGGCAACCTGGTTTGGAAAGAGATGGAGAAGCGGCACGTGACCAACCACAGCTGGCAGTCCATGAGGAATCGGTTTCTAAAGCACCTCCAGGATAGACTCGTGAAGAAAAGTCCCACGAAAAGAAAACCGCTTTGTTTTACGCAAAGCCCGTTGCGTAAGAAGAATGTCACCGAGAACGCAGAACCTGAGACTGATACCTTACAAAACTCTCCTCAAAAGTCCGTCGTTGTGCCGGATTCATCTGAAACGCAAATAGCCACAGAAAACGGTGTGTGTCTGGCGACTGTGAGGACCGACCCTCAGCCTTCTCCAGAGGGAGCCAGCTCTCCTCTAGACGTGGCTGATGCTGCAGGAGAGCCGCCGCAGGCCTCGAGCCACGACAGTCAGGACGAGTCTCCTGTCCCGGTCCAAGAACAAGAAACACCAGAGCCTGAGATGTCCAAAAGACCTAGATTAGATGAAGGATGTAATGGACAAGATGTTCCAGATG gATCAAAGGAACTTTCAACTCCCAACAAAACACGACAAACTGTCTGCAAAACCGCCACGCCTGAATCTAGGAAACTTGGGATTCTTGCAAAAGCTGCAAGAGAATTTGAGGACTCAGATGTG ATGGATGAAAGTGAAGAAGGCGAGGATCCATTTGAAGCACCAATCGCCAAGCCGTCAGATGCACAAGAAAGTTCAGCATCACCTGCAACATTAACTAAGGACCCAGAAACTCGAGCTGAGCTTAACCAAAACGGCCAGCAGGAAGCACCAGAAGCTCTTTGTCCCTCACCAGCACCTGAGGAAGAGCGTCCAGGTCCTAGTTCCACAGCTGTCCCTACGTCTTCATCCCACGTCTTCATCCTTGACTCCGAGTCACAGGACAAACGCGACAGCCAAACGAGAGGAACTCCAGAGGAAACTCCCTCCAAAGACTTGGTAGAACATGTCGAGAACTTGATGGAAAAGACCAAGAAAGATCTGGTCGAGGTGACCAAGGCCCTGTGGAAAGCCAGTGGTGACTTAAAAAGAGCTCAGGCGTATCTGTTAGATGGCTACGACCATGAGATTCACGGGCCTGTCTGGACCCATCTGGACGATGAGATCCTCCTGTTGGCTGATCCGTATGAACTTGAGCAGCTTCAATCCAAATATGGACAGGAGGAAGTGACCAGGAGAAGAGATTTCCTCACGGCTGGCATTAACTGA
- the terf2ip gene encoding telomeric repeat-binding factor 2-interacting protein 1 isoform X2, with protein sequence MSKEEVPDISPVLFLDESGQSMRFYVRPGPTKTQLYSLVTNGGGTLCRNQEPGAILLIDPGDATTVTSSAGQKYISTKYISDCVEQNQQLNLDDYVISVGPSVQTRMATRHQSNGRLGYSPEDDAAILKFMEKRQHEAKGNLVWKEMEKRHVTNHSWQSMRNRFLKHLQDRLVKKSPTKRKPLCFTQSPLRKKNVTENAEPETDTLQNSPQKSVVVPDSSETQIATENGVCLATVRTDPQPSPEGASSPLDVADAAGEPPQASSHDSQDESPVPVQEQETPEPEMSKRPRLDEGCNGQDVPDGSKELSTPNKTRQTVCKTATPESRKLGILAKAAREFEDSDVMDESEEGEDPFEAPIAKPSDAQESSASPATLTKDPETRAELNQNGQQEAPEALCPSPAPEEERPGPSSTAVPTSSSHVFILDSESQDKRDSQTRGTPEETPSKDLVEHVENLMEKTKKDLVEVTKALWKASGDLKRAQAYLLDGYDHEIHGPVWTHLDDEILLLADPYELEQLQSKYGQEEVTRRRDFLTAGIN encoded by the exons ATGTCAAAGGAGGAGGTCCCTGATATTTCTCCTGTCTTATTCCTGGACGAAAGTGGACAATCAATGCGCTTCTATGTGAGGCCCGGTCCAACTAAAACACAACTTTATTCTCTGGTAACTAACGGAGGAGGTACTTTGTGTCGCAATCAAGAGCCAGGAGCCATTTTGCTGATCGATCCCGGGGACGCGACTACTGTGACGTCGAGCGCCGGACAAAAGTACATCTCTACAAAATACATCAGTGATTGTGTAGAGCAGAACCAGCAGTTGAATCTGGATGACTATGTGATTAGCGTGGGACCGTCTGTCCAGACGAGGATGGCAACCCGTCATCAGAGCAATGGGCGGTTGGGTTACTCGCCTGAAGACGACGCGGCCATCTTGAAGTTTATGGAAAAGCGTCAACATGAAGCCAAAGGCAACCTGGTTTGGAAAGAGATGGAGAAGCGGCACGTGACCAACCACAGCTGGCAGTCCATGAGGAATCGGTTTCTAAAGCACCTCCAGGATAGACTCGTGAAGAAAAGTCCCACGAAAAGAAAACCGCTTTGTTTTACGCAAAGCCCGTTGCGTAAGAAGAATGTCACCGAGAACGCAGAACCTGAGACTGATACCTTACAAAACTCTCCTCAAAAGTCCGTCGTTGTGCCGGATTCATCTGAAACGCAAATAGCCACAGAAAACGGTGTGTGTCTGGCGACTGTGAGGACCGACCCTCAGCCTTCTCCAGAGGGAGCCAGCTCTCCTCTAGACGTGGCTGATGCTGCAGGAGAGCCGCCGCAGGCCTCGAGCCACGACAGTCAGGACGAGTCTCCTGTCCCGGTCCAAGAACAAGAAACACCAGAGCCTGAGATGTCCAAAAGACCTAGATTAGATGAAGGATGTAATGGACAAGATGTTCCAGATG gATCAAAGGAACTTTCAACTCCCAACAAAACACGACAAACTGTCTGCAAAACCGCCACGCCTGAATCTAGGAAACTTGGGATTCTTGCAAAAGCTGCAAGAGAATTTGAGGACTCAGATGTG ATGGATGAAAGTGAAGAAGGCGAGGATCCATTTGAAGCACCAATCGCCAAGCCGTCAGATGCACAAGAAAGTTCAGCATCACCTGCAACATTAACTAAGGACCCAGAAACTCGAGCTGAGCTTAACCAAAACGGCCAGCAGGAAGCACCAGAAGCTCTTTGTCCCTCACCAGCACCTGAGGAAGAGCGTCCAGGTCCTAGTTCCACAGCTGTCCCTACGTCTTCATCCCACGTCTTCATCCTTGACTCCGAGTCACAGGACAAACGCGACAGCCAAACGAGAGGAACTCCAGAGGAAACTCCCTCCAAAGACTTGGTAGAACATGTCGAGAACTTGATGGAAAAGACCAAGAAAGATCTGGTCGAGGTGACCAAGGCCCTGTGGAAAGCCAGTGGTGACTTAAAAAGAGCTCAGGCGTATCTGTTAGATGGCTACGACCATGAGATTCACGGGCCTGTCTGGACCCATCTGGACGATGAGATCCTCCTGTTGGCTGATCCGTATGAACTTGAGCAGCTTCAATCCAAATATGGACAGGAGGAAGTGACCAGGAGAAGAGATTTCCTCACGGCTGGCATTAACTGA